The Balneola sp. genomic sequence CAACGCACTTATCGCTTTCTCATCAACCGTAGGTAATTGGGTACTTATGTTTACAGCCCTAAGTCTATCCGTCGTTGATGGTCCTTCAAGCATACTTACCATCATTATTTCACGCATGGTTTGCATTTCAGAAGTAAGTTGCTCGATCTGAGAGTCATTATTTCCTACTAGATTCCCAACAAAGCCTCCCATAATCAATAGAACGAATGCATAAGCAAGTTTTGGCATAGTTAACTGACTCAGAAAGTTTGAAAATTTCTCTTTCAGAGATGTCATTACTGAAGAACCTTCACCCTTTTCATTTTCCAGCATGGTATAGAACCGTGAACTCATTTCTGAAGAAGGTTCGGGAACCTGAACCATCTCCAATTCATCATGAAGCTGTTCCATTGCCCGGAAATCAATAAAATCTATGGTGCCTTTTGTCAGTAGTTCCTGAAGTTCAGCTTTGGCTGCGTCATCAAGATTACCGGACAGATAATCGGCAATTAATTGTTCGTACTTCTCATTCATTGCTAAATGCCTCACTAAGTGTGGTTACAATCTGTTTTAATTCTTTCATAGCCCTAAACATTCTTACTTTAACGGCACTTTCCGATACTCCCTGTATCTCAGCAATTTCGTGGTATCTCAATCCTTCATATCGGCTCAAAATCACCACTTCTTTTTTTTCATCATCCAATTGCTCAAGTGCTTTTTCCAGTAACAGTTTTCGTCTGTTTCTCTCGTCCAATTCATGGTACCCGTCGGGCGCTTCACCTTCGATTCGTTCTTCGTCAAGTATCTCATCTTCCTGCCGCCTTTTTTCCTTACGGAAATGGTCGATGTGCGCATTTCGCGCTATGCTGAACATCCAGGTGGTGAAGGCACCCGAACCGGAGTACGTTGTCCGATATTTAAGCATACGCTCAAATACCGATTGAACAAGATCCTCGCTTAACTGGGGCTCAAAAGTCTTGCGATAAAAAAAGCTATATAAAGGGCGATTATATCGCTCAAACAGTAGACCTAGTTTATCCAGATCACCATTCTTTACCTTCATCATTAAAGCTTTATCCGTCGTCGAATCCAATTAATCCTCAGGCCCCGAGTTAATGTTCAACCAAGTACACTTTTCTTCCATTGAAAGGTTACATGTTTTTTTCTGCCCTTTATCCTGCTAATTGCCCTTCTTCAAAATGGGCTCTTAGTACTCCTTCAAG encodes the following:
- a CDS encoding RNA polymerase sigma factor codes for the protein MDSTTDKALMMKVKNGDLDKLGLLFERYNRPLYSFFYRKTFEPQLSEDLVQSVFERMLKYRTTYSGSGAFTTWMFSIARNAHIDHFRKEKRRQEDEILDEERIEGEAPDGYHELDERNRRKLLLEKALEQLDDEKKEVVILSRYEGLRYHEIAEIQGVSESAVKVRMFRAMKELKQIVTTLSEAFSNE
- a CDS encoding HEAT repeat domain-containing protein is translated as MNEKYEQLIADYLSGNLDDAAKAELQELLTKGTIDFIDFRAMEQLHDELEMVQVPEPSSEMSSRFYTMLENEKGEGSSVMTSLKEKFSNFLSQLTMPKLAYAFVLLIMGGFVGNLVGNNDSQIEQLTSEMQTMREIMMVSMLEGPSTTDRLRAVNISTQLPTVDEKAISALLFTLNNDESINVRVQTIEALGRWGDNELVREGLVRSIANQESDIVIIEMADAMVELGVKNSANEFQRLIDEKELAGATKRKVENTIAVLL